DNA sequence from the bacterium genome:
TCCTCTCATGTCTGCTCGCCAATGGCTACTTGCAGGAACTGCGCATCCATCACGGCGAGTTCTACGCATTGCTGTTGCTCTCGACTGCCGGCATGGTCCTGCTGGTATCGGCCGTCGATTTCCTGAGCGTCTTCCTGGGCATCGAGTTGATGTCGATCCCGCTCTACGTGCTCGCCGGTTTCGATCGCGGCAAGCCGCGTAGCAACGAATCGGCGCTCAAGTACTTCGTGGCTGGCTCGTTCGCGACGGCACTTCTGCTCTACGGAATGGCGCTGGTGTATGGCGCGACAGGTGCGACCCATTTCGCGGTGATCTCAGCGAGCTTCGACCCGGGAGATCCGATGGCGATGGCCGGTGTCGCGCTCATCCTGGTGGGCTTCGCGTTCAAGGTTTCCTCCGTGCCGTTTCATCAGTGGACGCCCGATGTCTACGAAGGTGCACCTACGGCGGTCACCGCGTTCATGTCCGTGACCGTCAAGGTGGCGTCCTTCGCGGCCCTGCTCCGCATCCTGGCTCAAGCATTCGGGAGCGCAGAGGCTCTGGGAACCGTGCTCGCCGCGCTTGCGGCCCTCAGCATGTTGATCGGCAACCTCATGGCGATCATCCAGGACAACGTGAAACGCATGCTCGCCTGGTCTGCGATCGCCCAGGCCGGCTACCTGCTCGTTCCGCTCTCGACGGGTACGGCGGAAGGGCAAGCAGCCTTGCTCTTCTATCTGGCGGTTTACGTGTTCGGAAACCTCGGTGCCTTCGCCGTCATGATCGCGCTTACCCACCGAGGCCAGGACTCGGACCGCTTCGATGATTTCAACGGCCTCGCCAGGCTTCGCCCGGGCCTGGCTGCAGCGATGGTGCTGTTCATGATCTCCCTGGCCGGCATCCCCGGCACAGCCGGCTTCATGGGCAAGCTCCAGATCTTCCTCGCCGCCATTCGTGCCGAGCAGATCCCG
Encoded proteins:
- a CDS encoding NADH-quinone oxidoreductase subunit N, whose amino-acid sequence is MIPAPTLHIVPILPVLLLASGAFAVLLTELFLSSRGTGKSGAGSVFVGLSGATLLVVVVIAAQGFISAGAPAFNPDHPMLNLDRFSYFSIGLVAGAALLSCLLANGYLQELRIHHGEFYALLLLSTAGMVLLVSAVDFLSVFLGIELMSIPLYVLAGFDRGKPRSNESALKYFVAGSFATALLLYGMALVYGATGATHFAVISASFDPGDPMAMAGVALILVGFAFKVSSVPFHQWTPDVYEGAPTAVTAFMSVTVKVASFAALLRILAQAFGSAEALGTVLAALAALSMLIGNLMAIIQDNVKRMLAWSAIAQAGYLLVPLSTGTAEGQAALLFYLAVYVFGNLGAFAVMIALTHRGQDSDRFDDFNGLARLRPGLAAAMVLFMISLAGIPGTAGFMGKLQIFLAAIRAEQIPLAILMALTSVVSVYYYMRLPIVMYMRPAREHPHRKQLDFLEFAVLATCVTFVLVLGLLPNTLDWLPVIDWTHQSAAALTSQ